From Cellulosimicrobium cellulans, the proteins below share one genomic window:
- a CDS encoding heme o synthase, with protein sequence MSSVAPAAEAVRATRTLRERLGAYVALTKPRIIELLLVTTVPTMILAQGGLPGIGLILATLVGGTLAAASANVYNCYLDRDIDEVMNRTKRRPLVTGEVTPRAALVFATVLGVVSLVWFALLVNVVSAWLTFAAIAIYVVGYTMILKRRTPQNIVWGGIAGCMPVLIGWSAVTGSLSWAALALFLVIFFWTPPHYWPLSMKFKRDYANAGVPMLPVVADDRKVAREMIVYGVAMVASSLALWPLAGMTWVYGVVATVLGAWFLSSCVTMLRRARDKADGKGGKVGEMKVFHASITYLTLLFVAVAVDVFLPL encoded by the coding sequence GTGTCCTCCGTCGCCCCCGCGGCCGAGGCCGTTCGTGCGACCCGCACCCTGCGCGAGCGCCTCGGCGCCTACGTCGCGCTGACCAAGCCGCGCATCATCGAGCTCCTCCTCGTGACGACGGTGCCGACGATGATCCTGGCCCAGGGTGGGCTGCCGGGCATCGGGCTGATCCTCGCGACGCTCGTGGGCGGTACGCTCGCGGCAGCGTCGGCCAACGTCTACAACTGCTACCTCGACCGCGACATCGACGAGGTCATGAACCGCACCAAGCGGCGCCCCCTCGTCACGGGCGAGGTGACGCCGCGGGCCGCGCTGGTGTTCGCGACCGTCCTCGGCGTCGTGTCGCTCGTGTGGTTCGCGCTCCTGGTCAACGTCGTCTCGGCCTGGCTGACGTTCGCGGCGATCGCGATCTACGTCGTCGGCTACACGATGATCCTCAAGCGCCGCACGCCGCAGAACATCGTCTGGGGCGGCATCGCGGGCTGCATGCCGGTGCTCATCGGCTGGTCGGCCGTCACCGGGTCGCTGAGCTGGGCCGCGCTCGCGCTGTTCCTCGTCATCTTCTTCTGGACGCCGCCGCACTACTGGCCGCTGTCCATGAAGTTCAAGCGCGACTACGCCAACGCCGGCGTGCCGATGCTCCCGGTCGTCGCGGACGACCGCAAGGTCGCGCGCGAGATGATCGTCTACGGCGTCGCGATGGTCGCCTCGTCGCTCGCGCTCTGGCCGCTCGCCGGCATGACCTGGGTCTACGGCGTCGTCGCGACCGTGCTCGGGGCCTGGTTCCTGTCCTCGTGCGTGACCATGCTGCGCCGCGCCCGCGACAAGGCCGACGGCAAGGGCGGCAAGGTCGGGGAGATGAAGGTCTTCCACGCCTCGATCACGTACCTCACCCTGCTCTTCGTCGCGGTGGCGGTCGACGTCTTCCTCCCGCTGTGA